The following are encoded in a window of Fretibacter rubidus genomic DNA:
- a CDS encoding HlyD family secretion protein, with translation MSDLFRKEVIDKQGQRQFGDVFLSAPLSFWTITGLMASIIAGLIILITVGDYTRKERVVGVITSDKGLVSVVPMQGGRYDSVLVSIGDDVRAGQPLFQISSDAGLVDGTVPSAALMAKMNVEKDNILEHLAEIPSHYAVSSKRLKTRIEDMNAEIARMDAQIEVQKRAIEIEETILLKMQNLFESEAASGLEVSSQESRYLAAKQSLNNLINARERITADINDITAQIALLPHEQEDEENGLKSRLNALEQNMIRTSAQGKTVIYAPVAGKIASVTARAGQNVSLQNPSLTILPQGGTLQAEIFVPTRAAGFIKPGQTVRLLYEAFPYQKFGVYEGRITEISKTVIKTSDIPTAPQLGEAVFLASVHLDKQVITKNGEDYPLQSGMILSADIVLEKRKIWEWAFEPLIGAMQ, from the coding sequence ATGAGTGATCTTTTCCGCAAAGAAGTGATAGACAAACAGGGGCAGCGCCAATTTGGTGATGTGTTTCTGTCTGCGCCGCTGAGTTTTTGGACCATCACCGGTCTTATGGCCAGCATTATCGCAGGGCTGATTATCCTTATCACTGTCGGCGATTACACGCGCAAAGAACGCGTCGTTGGCGTCATCACATCCGATAAAGGATTAGTCAGCGTGGTGCCCATGCAAGGTGGGCGTTATGATAGTGTTTTGGTATCAATCGGCGATGATGTACGCGCAGGGCAGCCGCTTTTTCAAATTTCATCGGATGCGGGACTAGTCGACGGCACGGTGCCGTCTGCAGCGCTGATGGCTAAAATGAATGTTGAGAAGGACAATATATTAGAGCATTTGGCCGAGATCCCGTCCCATTACGCTGTATCGAGTAAACGTCTAAAAACGCGCATTGAGGACATGAATGCAGAAATCGCCCGCATGGACGCGCAAATCGAAGTGCAAAAGCGCGCGATAGAAATTGAAGAAACTATACTTCTTAAAATGCAAAATCTGTTTGAAAGTGAAGCGGCGTCAGGCCTTGAGGTTTCTAGTCAAGAGAGCCGATATCTTGCGGCCAAACAAAGCCTGAATAACCTGATAAATGCCCGCGAACGGATTACAGCTGATATCAATGATATAACCGCGCAGATAGCCTTGCTCCCGCATGAACAAGAGGACGAGGAAAACGGCCTAAAGAGCCGCCTAAACGCGCTAGAGCAAAATATGATACGCACTTCCGCGCAGGGGAAAACTGTTATCTATGCCCCAGTCGCCGGCAAGATCGCATCTGTCACTGCACGGGCCGGACAAAACGTGTCGCTGCAAAATCCGTCTTTGACCATACTGCCACAGGGCGGCACGCTTCAAGCGGAGATTTTCGTGCCGACACGGGCAGCAGGCTTCATCAAGCCGGGCCAGACTGTGCGCCTTTTATATGAGGCCTTTCCCTACCAAAAATTCGGTGTTTACGAAGGCCGCATTACAGAAATATCCAAAACTGTTATTAAAACATCCGACATACCGACAGCCCCGCAATTGGGCGAAGCCGTGTTTCTTGCCTCTGTTCATTTGGATAAACAAGTCATAACGAAAAATGGCGAGGATTACCCGCTGCAATCGGGCATGATATTGTCGGCAGATATTGTTCTAGAGAAGCGCAAAATTTGGGAATGGGCGTTTGAGCCCCTTATTGGGGCCATGCAGTAA